One genomic region from Reichenbachiella ulvae encodes:
- a CDS encoding transposase — protein sequence MTRKKYTSKFKTKVVLEAIKEQSSVAELAQKYELAPQQINLWKREFLANAEGVFEKKGKSKKSQIEDERDQLLKVIGQLKVENDFLNDALR from the coding sequence ATGACACGCAAGAAGTACACATCAAAATTCAAGACGAAGGTGGTATTAGAGGCCATCAAAGAGCAATCAAGTGTAGCAGAACTAGCACAGAAATATGAACTAGCCCCTCAGCAAATCAACCTCTGGAAAAGAGAGTTTTTGGCCAATGCAGAGGGTGTTTTTGAGAAAAAAGGCAAGAGCAAGAAGTCCCAAATTGAAGATGAACGTGATCAGCTGCTTAAGGTAATTGGGCAACTTAAAGTTGAGAATGATTTTTTAAACGACGCCTTGCGGTAA